The halophilic archaeon DL31 nucleotide sequence TGTTTGGTTTTAGACACACCTTCAGCAAGCAGACGTTCTAACTAAGCGGCTTTGTGAAGTACTGAGTATGGGTCATCGCGGACAAGTGGAACCAGGTCCAACCGTCGGAGCGATAATTACGGTTTTAATCCTCGGCTTTACCGGCTTGATTGCTCTCCCAGTTCTATCACCTTTTGCAGAACAGTGTCCTGATGACGGTATGTTTGCCAGCAATTGTGCCGAAATCACAGCAGCAACCGGGTTTGCTATATCGAGTTTGATCGGTCCTGGTCCTATTATTGTAGTTATAGTGGGAATTCTCGTTGCAATTGGTTCGGCGGGAAGGTGACGGCGTTTGAGAAGTAAACAGTTAATTCGGAGAATATGAATCAGTAGATGAGTTACTAGGGGCATTAGATGACCGAGAAGTGCAAGAAGCACCAGATGATCATCAACCGTTTAGCTTTGGATGAGATATCTGGCATCGGAGAGTCTACAGAATCAGTGGTGAAGTTCAATAAACACGGAAACTCCGTATAGATCTGAGTCCCCGGAGTCGTGCGAGCAGAAGAGCGCCATCCAAAATATGACCACGAGCGATGGCCCGGACCATTTTGACGTGGTCACATTCCACGGCGGAGCCGCGCACGCTGCCCCGATCTCCCTGGCGATTCTATCTGGAACCATCCGAGTATATATACTGAGCCGGCGTGCGCCAGTTTCAGTTACCCGATCAGACGAGCCAAACCGTCATCGTGGTCACGACATGCCGTCCTTAGAACCCGACCTCGAAGACGTGCCGAACCGTGTGAGCCTCCATACCGACCCCGGCCCGGGCTACGCGAAACGGTATCGGACGCTCCTCGAGGCTCAGGAGGCGCTCGGCGCGACCTCCAAAACGGAGGGCATCCTCGCAGCGTGCCAGCACGCCGATGCTGATCGGAGAATAATAGTACCGCAATCAGAACTTAATTCGCATCTGCTACAGGGGGTTTATATGTGATTTCTTCCTTGTTTTGACCCATCTCTAATCATTCTGGCAAGTCTTCGGGGGTACAACCCTTCATTGGCGCGCGCGTTTCGCGCGCGATCCGCACGCGCCTGCGCAAAACGCGCCCGCCATTGGAAGGGTATTATAGTCCAAAAACTTTGATAAATACTTTGGTAGTTCGACTGTACTTTGGGTAGAGGTCCTAAAAGTGGGTTTTACGCAGTTATAATCC carries:
- a CDS encoding hypothetical protein (KEGG: hla:Hlac_3208 hypothetical protein), which encodes MPSLEPDLEDVPNRVSLHTDPGPGYAKRYRTLLEAQEALGATSKTEGILAACQHADADRRIIVPQSELNSHLLQGVYM